In Corynebacterium endometrii, one DNA window encodes the following:
- a CDS encoding alpha,alpha-trehalose-phosphate synthase (UDP-forming), with amino-acid sequence MTGTTNTENTANNSFVVVANRLPVDLTIKPDGSLEWTASPGGLVTALTPVLAAHQGCWVGWPGVADEAPEPFRTEDGVLLHPVRLSDHDYEAFYEGFSNATLWPLYHDLIVTPVYEREWWDVYREVNLRFAEEVAAVAAEGATVWVQDYQLQMVPGILRQMRPDLTIGFFLHIPFPSADLFRQLPWREELTRGLMGADLIGFHLESNARNFLDLARELGLEVEGEAKIREVGAHINMSDGHRVGVAAFPISIDCSGLVNFTLEDLGRVEQIRSELGNPQRVILGVDRMDYTKGILQRLTALEEMLETGAVDAEDITFIQVATPSRERIDHYRATRAQVEEAVGRINGRFGRVGRPVVHYLHRGIPKDLLRIYYRLADVMLVTPFKDGMNLVAKEYVACHNDYSGALVLSEFAGAADELVDAHLCNPFDIENIKRTLWTALNGLDTDPEGMAERMKAMHEQVTTHDVDFWASSFLDSLGVKEQA; translated from the coding sequence ATGACCGGAACCACCAATACAGAAAACACTGCCAATAACAGTTTTGTTGTGGTGGCCAACCGGCTGCCTGTAGACCTGACAATCAAGCCGGACGGCTCCCTTGAATGGACCGCCTCCCCGGGCGGACTGGTCACCGCGCTTACCCCCGTCCTTGCCGCCCACCAGGGCTGCTGGGTGGGCTGGCCCGGCGTGGCGGATGAGGCCCCGGAACCGTTCCGCACCGAGGACGGCGTGCTCTTGCACCCGGTCAGGCTGTCAGATCATGACTATGAGGCATTTTATGAGGGCTTTTCCAACGCCACGCTGTGGCCGCTCTACCACGACCTGATAGTCACGCCGGTCTATGAGCGCGAGTGGTGGGACGTCTACCGCGAGGTCAATCTCCGCTTCGCCGAGGAGGTCGCCGCGGTTGCCGCCGAAGGCGCCACCGTGTGGGTGCAGGACTACCAGCTGCAGATGGTGCCGGGAATCCTGCGCCAGATGCGCCCGGACCTCACCATCGGGTTCTTCCTGCATATTCCGTTCCCCTCCGCGGATTTGTTCCGCCAGCTGCCATGGCGTGAGGAGCTGACCCGCGGCCTGATGGGGGCGGACCTGATAGGTTTCCACCTGGAGTCCAATGCCCGCAACTTCCTCGACCTTGCCCGCGAGCTGGGCCTCGAGGTAGAGGGCGAGGCGAAGATTCGCGAGGTTGGCGCCCATATCAATATGAGTGACGGCCACCGGGTGGGAGTGGCGGCCTTCCCTATCTCCATCGATTGCTCCGGACTGGTTAATTTCACCCTTGAGGACCTGGGACGCGTCGAACAGATCCGCTCTGAACTTGGCAATCCTCAACGCGTCATCCTGGGCGTGGACCGCATGGATTACACCAAGGGCATCCTGCAGCGCCTCACCGCGCTCGAGGAAATGCTAGAGACGGGTGCCGTGGACGCTGAGGACATCACCTTTATCCAGGTGGCCACCCCATCCCGTGAGCGCATTGACCACTACCGCGCCACCCGCGCGCAGGTGGAAGAGGCCGTGGGACGCATCAACGGCCGCTTCGGCAGGGTAGGGCGCCCGGTTGTCCACTACCTCCACCGCGGCATTCCCAAGGACCTGCTACGCATCTACTACCGCCTCGCGGACGTCATGCTGGTGACCCCGTTTAAGGACGGCATGAACCTGGTGGCCAAGGAGTACGTGGCCTGCCACAACGATTACTCCGGAGCGCTGGTGCTGTCCGAGTTTGCCGGCGCGGCGGACGAGCTGGTCGACGCGCACCTGTGCAACCCGTTCGATATCGAGAACATCAAGCGCACCCTGTGGACGGCCCTCAACGGCCTTGACACCGATCCGGAGGGCATGGCTGAGCGCATGAAGGCCATGCACGAGCAGGTCACTACCCATGACGTTGATTTCTGGGCTAGCTCCTTCCTGGACTCTTTGGGCGTGAAGGAGCAGGCCTAA
- a CDS encoding META domain-containing protein yields the protein MGLSRAARVSAAACALMLAGTIAACGSDEPAEPQAPGDERLMDKTWHAIGIYTSPDAPSTIPEEATDAPTIVFGRDAAVGSTGCARFRADLSFSANNQKAYPEDADTLAINAIEYDERAEGCEGEVAWAHSRLTQLLTADHEFGITIDSNNQLVLTLRDGRVDSPAIRYASF from the coding sequence ATGGGCCTTAGCCGCGCGGCCCGGGTAAGTGCCGCCGCGTGCGCGCTCATGCTCGCGGGAACCATTGCCGCCTGCGGTTCGGACGAGCCGGCGGAACCTCAAGCACCTGGTGACGAGCGCCTGATGGACAAGACATGGCACGCCATTGGCATCTACACCTCCCCGGATGCCCCAAGCACCATCCCCGAAGAGGCCACCGACGCGCCTACCATTGTTTTTGGCCGGGATGCCGCGGTGGGCAGCACCGGCTGCGCGCGCTTCCGCGCGGACCTGTCCTTCAGCGCAAACAACCAGAAGGCCTACCCGGAGGACGCTGACACCCTGGCGATTAACGCCATTGAGTACGATGAACGCGCCGAGGGCTGCGAGGGCGAGGTGGCCTGGGCGCACTCCCGCCTCACCCAGCTGCTCACCGCCGATCATGAGTTTGGCATCACCATCGACAGCAATAATCAGCTGGTTCTCACCTTGCGCGATGGCCGCGTTGATTCCCCCGCCATCCGCTACGCCTCGTTCTAA
- a CDS encoding TetR/AcrR family transcriptional regulator: protein MARISKKQKVLDEAYKLIDSEGFEAVTYDRLSAVTGMSKSGLIYHFPSRHAMLVAIHTMAAERWESEIIDTLPEGTDLDSLTDKQRRRAAVKSMTKTGPLAEMSLQIHARTHPDFSAPWRAVEGRWMVDPSADASLEELMLTIVASGLWSHDHIFQRTLSDSNRAKIIEAILAQESQG, encoded by the coding sequence GTGGCTCGCATTAGCAAGAAACAAAAGGTCCTTGACGAGGCCTACAAGCTCATCGATTCCGAGGGCTTTGAGGCGGTTACCTATGACCGCCTCTCCGCCGTGACCGGCATGTCAAAATCCGGGCTTATCTATCACTTCCCGTCGCGCCACGCGATGTTAGTCGCCATCCACACCATGGCCGCCGAGCGCTGGGAATCTGAAATCATCGACACCCTCCCTGAGGGCACCGATCTGGATTCGCTCACCGATAAGCAGCGCCGCAGGGCGGCCGTGAAATCGATGACCAAGACGGGCCCGCTGGCGGAGATGTCCCTGCAGATCCACGCGCGCACCCACCCGGATTTCTCCGCGCCGTGGCGCGCCGTGGAAGGCCGCTGGATGGTAGACCCCAGCGCGGACGCCAGCCTGGAGGAGTTAATGCTGACCATCGTGGCCTCCGGCCTGTGGTCCCATGACCACATCTTCCAACGCACGCTCTCAGACTCCAACCGCGCCAAGATCATCGAGGCCATACTGGCCCAGGAATCACAGGGCTAA
- a CDS encoding LacI family DNA-binding transcriptional regulator has product MVKRSAGRKTLASLAAELGVSRTTVSNAYNRPDQLAPETRERILAAARARGYSGPDPTARNLRRRFAGSVGVLLTDHLTYAFEDMATVDFLAGMSAAAESGDSNLTLIPVGPDGGTEAAPSRIGGAAVDGFVVYSVAADDPYLKAARERGLPMVVCDQPTDTGLPFVGIDDRKAIAPAAQALVDAGHTRIGILAIRLMRARRDGQISCEELRGADMHVQRSRVLGALDVFEQAGLSCADIPIVTRHINDPDNATDAAAELLGAYPDLTAVLCTTDSMALGVLEYARSKGLSVPGDLSVTGFDGIEPALFRGLTTVIQPNKEKGRAAGEVLRQLIAASEGGPWDKGSPVRRLLDTEFEPGSTVGPPRG; this is encoded by the coding sequence ATGGTAAAACGCAGTGCTGGCCGCAAAACACTTGCGTCACTGGCGGCGGAACTTGGGGTCTCACGCACCACGGTATCCAACGCTTATAATCGCCCGGACCAATTGGCGCCGGAGACCCGTGAACGCATCCTTGCCGCCGCCCGCGCCCGCGGCTATTCCGGGCCGGACCCCACGGCGCGCAACCTGCGCCGGCGCTTCGCCGGATCGGTGGGCGTCCTGCTCACGGACCACTTAACGTATGCCTTCGAGGACATGGCCACCGTCGACTTCCTAGCGGGCATGTCCGCCGCCGCCGAGTCGGGGGATAGCAACCTCACGCTCATCCCCGTGGGCCCCGATGGGGGAACGGAAGCCGCCCCGTCGCGGATTGGCGGGGCGGCGGTAGACGGGTTCGTGGTCTACTCCGTTGCCGCGGATGACCCGTACCTGAAAGCCGCCCGCGAACGCGGCCTGCCGATGGTGGTCTGCGATCAGCCCACGGACACCGGCCTGCCGTTTGTGGGGATCGATGACCGCAAGGCTATCGCCCCGGCGGCGCAGGCGCTGGTGGACGCCGGGCACACCAGGATTGGCATCTTGGCCATCCGCCTGATGCGCGCGCGTCGGGACGGGCAGATTAGCTGCGAGGAGCTTCGCGGCGCCGACATGCACGTGCAGCGCTCACGCGTGCTCGGCGCGCTGGATGTCTTTGAACAGGCCGGGCTTAGCTGCGCAGATATCCCCATCGTCACCCGCCACATCAATGACCCGGACAACGCCACGGACGCCGCCGCTGAACTGCTGGGGGCGTACCCGGATCTCACCGCGGTGCTGTGCACCACGGACTCCATGGCGCTAGGCGTGCTTGAATACGCCCGGTCAAAGGGGCTGAGCGTACCGGGGGATTTATCCGTCACCGGTTTCGATGGCATTGAGCCCGCGCTGTTTCGCGGGCTGACCACCGTCATCCAGCCCAATAAGGAAAAGGGCCGCGCCGCGGGCGAGGTGCTCAGGCAGCTCATCGCCGCCAGTGAGGGCGGGCCGTGGGATAAGGGCAGCCCCGTCAGGCGCCTGCTGGACACGGAGTTCGAGCCGGGCTCAACCGTGGGCCCGCCCAGAGGCTAG
- a CDS encoding MFS transporter, translating to MAHSTHTTARQRWTFFLVIALGLFMIALDNSILYTALPELNAQLGTTPTQALWIINAYPLVLAGLLLGTGTLGDRIGHRLMFLSGLAVFGAASLAAAFSPSAWLLVAARALLGVGAAVMMPATLSLIRLTFPDERERNTAIGIWGSIAVVGAALGPVIGGALLMTFWWGSIFLINVPIVAVAIILTVALAPPNIPNPAKSWDGLSSLYALATLSGLTMLIKEAANAQRSFILLGVAAASFLLGGALFAARQKRLEDPLLTFDIFRSRIFAGGVLAAGGAMFVMIGVELLTTQKLQLADGFSPLMAGLTLGAMAIAAFPASAWGGANLHRVGFLPLIGGGFALAAVAVWTTAWATSRDIFGLAVASLMVGGLASGFIMSVSSIAIIGSAPLHRTGMAAGVEEVSYEFGSLLSVAVTGSLIPAFFIANLPEDLRGLGMNAVYDPAANAAGAGAAYEDAYVSVLYGLCAVAVLLALLTTWCFRDNPKSGGNSGSH from the coding sequence GTGGCGCACAGCACCCACACCACGGCCAGGCAGCGCTGGACCTTTTTCCTGGTCATAGCGCTGGGCCTGTTCATGATTGCGCTGGATAATTCGATCCTTTACACCGCGCTGCCGGAACTCAACGCGCAATTAGGCACTACCCCTACACAGGCGCTGTGGATCATCAACGCTTATCCCCTGGTGCTGGCGGGCCTGCTGCTTGGCACCGGCACACTGGGGGACCGCATCGGCCACCGCCTGATGTTTCTTAGCGGCCTCGCCGTCTTCGGCGCCGCCTCCCTTGCCGCGGCGTTTAGCCCCAGCGCGTGGCTGCTTGTCGCCGCCCGAGCCCTCCTGGGCGTTGGCGCCGCCGTGATGATGCCCGCCACCTTGTCACTTATCCGCCTGACCTTTCCGGATGAACGCGAACGCAATACCGCCATTGGCATCTGGGGGTCCATCGCCGTGGTGGGCGCCGCCCTGGGCCCGGTCATTGGCGGCGCGCTGCTGATGACTTTCTGGTGGGGTTCAATCTTCCTTATCAATGTCCCGATCGTGGCCGTGGCCATCATCCTGACCGTTGCCCTGGCCCCACCCAACATCCCCAACCCGGCTAAAAGCTGGGACGGGCTTTCCTCCCTTTACGCCCTGGCCACCCTGTCCGGGCTAACCATGCTCATCAAGGAGGCGGCCAATGCGCAGCGCTCCTTCATACTCCTGGGCGTTGCCGCGGCCTCCTTCCTCCTCGGCGGCGCGCTTTTCGCCGCTCGCCAAAAGCGCCTGGAAGACCCGCTGCTTACGTTCGATATATTCCGCTCGCGGATCTTTGCCGGCGGCGTCCTGGCCGCCGGTGGCGCCATGTTTGTCATGATTGGCGTTGAGCTTTTGACCACCCAGAAGCTGCAACTGGCGGACGGTTTTAGTCCGCTTATGGCCGGGCTGACGCTTGGCGCCATGGCGATTGCGGCCTTCCCCGCCTCCGCGTGGGGCGGGGCAAACCTGCACCGCGTGGGGTTCCTGCCCTTGATAGGCGGCGGCTTCGCGCTGGCCGCGGTTGCCGTTTGGACAACCGCTTGGGCAACGAGCCGGGACATCTTTGGCCTCGCAGTGGCGAGCCTCATGGTGGGCGGCCTGGCCTCCGGATTCATCATGAGCGTGTCCTCCATCGCCATCATTGGCTCCGCCCCGCTCCACCGCACCGGCATGGCCGCGGGAGTCGAGGAAGTATCCTACGAGTTTGGTTCGCTGCTTTCCGTTGCCGTCACCGGCTCCCTCATCCCCGCGTTCTTTATTGCTAACCTTCCGGAGGATCTCCGCGGGCTGGGCATGAACGCGGTCTATGACCCCGCGGCCAATGCAGCCGGCGCGGGCGCGGCCTACGAGGATGCGTACGTATCCGTGCTCTACGGCCTGTGCGCCGTGGCGGTGCTCTTGGCCCTTCTCACCACGTGGTGTTTCCGCGATAATCCTAAGTCAGGAGGCAACAGTGGCTCGCATTAG
- a CDS encoding pyruvate dehydrogenase: MADNFAKQLVAMLQAQGVKRIYGLVGDSLNPFVDAVRTSSIEWVHVHNEESAAFAAGAESLITGELAVCAASCGPGNTHLIQGLYDAHRNGGKVLAIASHIPSRQIGSQFFQETRPEAHFRECSGYCETVYSAEQGAVVAHHALQSTMAGNGVSVLVVSGDMFTLEAEGEKFAESVISRGRPIVFPDPAEAAALTQAINEAKTVALFVGAGARYAREEVLALAEKIKAPMGHALGGKMYIQYDNPFDVGMSGLLGYGAAHDAMDEAELVILVGTDFPYADFLPSKNVAQIDIEGRNIGRRTKISYPVVGDVGATIANILPHVEEKTDRGFLDRMLKLHHDKLTDVVEAYTSKVEKHTPIHPEYVANIIDEEAAQDAVFTVDTGMCNVWGARYITPNGQREQLGSFRHGTMANAIPQAIGAQAADRSRQVVTFSGDGGTAMLLGELLTVAQHDLPVKMFVFNNSSLGMVKLEMLVEGMPEHETDHAQVDYAAVAAAAGIKSIRVEKPKDVRSTVRKALAHDGPVLVDVVTDPNALSIPPSLTLAQLLGFSKAATRTVFGGGVGQMLGLAASNLRNIPKP, translated from the coding sequence ATGGCGGATAATTTTGCAAAGCAATTAGTGGCAATGCTTCAAGCCCAAGGCGTTAAACGCATCTACGGGTTGGTGGGTGACTCGCTGAATCCATTCGTGGACGCGGTGCGTACCTCGTCGATCGAATGGGTACACGTTCACAATGAGGAATCCGCCGCTTTCGCCGCCGGCGCCGAATCGCTAATCACCGGCGAGCTTGCCGTGTGCGCCGCATCGTGCGGACCGGGAAACACGCACCTTATCCAGGGCTTGTATGATGCCCATCGCAACGGTGGCAAGGTCTTAGCCATCGCCAGCCATATTCCATCGCGCCAGATTGGTTCCCAGTTCTTCCAGGAGACCCGTCCGGAGGCGCATTTTAGGGAATGTTCGGGCTATTGTGAGACGGTTTACTCCGCGGAGCAGGGGGCCGTGGTCGCGCACCACGCGCTCCAATCCACGATGGCCGGTAACGGCGTGTCCGTGCTGGTGGTCTCCGGCGATATGTTCACCCTTGAGGCCGAGGGGGAAAAGTTTGCGGAGTCCGTCATCTCCCGCGGCAGGCCCATCGTCTTCCCGGATCCCGCCGAGGCGGCCGCGCTGACCCAGGCCATTAATGAGGCAAAGACCGTGGCGCTTTTTGTGGGCGCCGGTGCCCGCTACGCCCGTGAGGAGGTCCTGGCGCTGGCCGAGAAGATCAAGGCGCCCATGGGGCATGCCTTGGGCGGCAAGATGTACATCCAGTATGACAACCCATTCGATGTGGGCATGTCCGGCCTGCTGGGATACGGTGCGGCCCATGACGCAATGGATGAGGCCGAGTTGGTGATCCTCGTGGGCACGGACTTCCCGTACGCGGATTTCCTGCCCTCTAAGAACGTGGCGCAGATAGATATTGAGGGACGCAACATCGGCCGACGCACAAAGATTAGCTATCCGGTGGTCGGTGACGTGGGCGCCACCATCGCCAATATCCTGCCCCATGTGGAGGAAAAGACGGACCGCGGCTTCCTGGATAGGATGCTGAAACTTCACCATGACAAGCTCACCGATGTGGTGGAGGCCTACACCAGCAAGGTGGAAAAGCACACGCCTATCCACCCGGAGTACGTGGCCAATATCATCGATGAAGAGGCGGCGCAGGATGCCGTGTTTACCGTCGATACCGGCATGTGCAACGTGTGGGGAGCGCGTTATATCACGCCGAACGGGCAGCGCGAGCAGCTGGGCTCCTTCCGCCACGGAACCATGGCCAATGCCATCCCGCAGGCCATCGGCGCCCAGGCGGCTGACCGCTCGCGCCAGGTGGTGACGTTTTCCGGCGACGGCGGCACCGCGATGCTGCTCGGTGAGCTACTCACCGTGGCGCAGCACGATCTGCCGGTGAAGATGTTCGTGTTCAACAATTCCTCGCTGGGCATGGTGAAGCTGGAGATGCTGGTGGAGGGGATGCCGGAGCATGAGACGGACCACGCCCAGGTGGATTACGCCGCGGTGGCCGCAGCCGCCGGCATCAAATCCATCCGGGTGGAAAAGCCCAAGGATGTGCGCAGCACGGTGCGCAAAGCACTGGCTCACGATGGCCCGGTTTTAGTCGATGTGGTCACCGACCCAAACGCCTTGTCCATCCCGCCAAGCCTGACGCTTGCGCAGCTGCTGGGATTCTCTAAGGCCGCAACCCGCACGGTCTTCGGCGGTGGCGTGGGCCAGATGCTGGGCCTGGCGGCGTCCAACCTGCGCAACATCCCGAAGCCCTAG
- the otsB gene encoding trehalose-phosphatase — protein MSSGDIFTPPEKAAALIEAVASTERLLVVSDFDGTLADFATDIYAVTPHPDSMKALAALAQAPDTTAALLSGRHIEGLRKVSGVDDAFLLGGSHGAESSDSTENLTRAMAAHLEHIEQQLREVCERYPGAEVEVKPFQRVFHTRKLAESNPLAAQEALAEVAGIDPGDYPMTVGKGVIEFSATAATKGTWIQERRELSSATAVVFIGDDTTDEHGLEVLNQPPDLGVKVGPGETAAIMRVDGIEGAAAFFTQLAEARLSHLASRS, from the coding sequence ATGAGTTCTGGAGACATTTTCACGCCCCCTGAGAAGGCCGCCGCCCTAATTGAGGCGGTGGCATCCACGGAACGGCTCCTGGTGGTTTCAGATTTTGATGGGACGCTGGCGGATTTTGCGACCGATATTTACGCCGTAACCCCGCACCCGGACTCCATGAAGGCCCTGGCGGCCCTGGCGCAGGCGCCCGATACTACCGCCGCGCTGCTGTCCGGGCGCCACATCGAGGGCCTCCGCAAGGTCTCCGGGGTGGATGACGCTTTCCTCCTGGGCGGGTCCCACGGCGCGGAGTCTTCCGATTCCACAGAGAACCTCACCCGGGCCATGGCCGCGCACCTGGAGCATATCGAACAACAACTACGGGAGGTCTGCGAGCGCTATCCGGGCGCAGAGGTAGAGGTCAAACCCTTCCAACGCGTATTCCACACCCGCAAGTTGGCCGAGTCCAACCCCCTAGCCGCGCAGGAGGCCCTGGCGGAGGTTGCGGGCATCGATCCGGGTGACTACCCCATGACCGTGGGCAAGGGCGTCATTGAGTTCTCGGCCACCGCGGCCACCAAGGGCACGTGGATTCAGGAGCGCCGGGAGCTATCCAGCGCCACGGCGGTTGTGTTCATTGGCGATGACACCACCGATGAGCATGGCCTAGAGGTCCTCAACCAGCCGCCGGACCTGGGCGTCAAGGTTGGCCCCGGTGAAACCGCGGCGATCATGCGCGTCGACGGGATCGAAGGCGCCGCCGCGTTTTTCACCCAGCTCGCCGAGGCGCGCTTAAGCCACCTCGCGTCAAGGAGCTAG
- a CDS encoding metal ABC transporter solute-binding protein, Zn/Mn family: protein MKFSPRTSAAVFAAGTLAFTTACSSDTAAAPGEGGGEEGAIEIVTSTSIWGDVAQAVADTATGANVTVTPIITGNAVDPHSFEPTAADIARADEADIVVAGGGGYDAWLYEPLSDQDKVIAPLPLIGHSHDHDHGEEGHDHEAHDHEGHDHEGHDHEGHDHEGAEHESHEHGEEGHEGEHSHEVEMLDGNEHIWYDTTAITVVAEKVAEQINAAVPEAGANADAVIERVDSLHERIHELPELNYVQSESIADYITSHAPMEDVTPESYRMAILNHAEPSAADLAELLDTIKGGDVSALIYNPQTKTDLTERILAAAEEADLQVVEIGETPPEDTNFLDYYDQVLGELEALNP from the coding sequence ATGAAATTTAGCCCTAGAACTTCCGCAGCAGTATTCGCGGCAGGCACCCTGGCTTTCACCACCGCCTGCTCTTCTGACACCGCAGCCGCTCCGGGCGAAGGGGGCGGCGAGGAGGGCGCAATTGAGATTGTTACCTCCACGTCGATTTGGGGCGATGTGGCCCAGGCAGTAGCCGATACGGCCACCGGCGCCAATGTCACCGTGACCCCAATCATCACCGGCAACGCCGTGGACCCCCACTCCTTTGAGCCAACCGCGGCTGACATTGCCCGCGCCGATGAGGCTGACATTGTCGTAGCCGGGGGCGGCGGCTACGACGCCTGGCTTTATGAACCACTCAGCGACCAGGACAAAGTCATTGCCCCACTGCCCCTGATCGGCCATAGCCACGATCACGACCACGGCGAGGAAGGCCACGATCACGAGGCGCATGATCACGAGGGCCATGATCACGAGGGACATGACCATGAAGGCCATGATCACGAGGGCGCCGAGCACGAATCCCACGAGCACGGCGAGGAAGGCCACGAGGGCGAGCATTCCCACGAGGTGGAAATGCTCGATGGCAATGAGCACATTTGGTATGACACCACCGCCATCACCGTGGTCGCGGAGAAGGTAGCCGAGCAGATTAATGCGGCGGTACCAGAGGCAGGCGCCAACGCGGATGCCGTCATCGAGCGCGTGGACTCCCTGCACGAGCGGATCCATGAGCTGCCAGAACTTAACTACGTGCAGTCTGAATCCATCGCGGATTACATCACCTCCCACGCCCCGATGGAGGACGTAACCCCGGAGAGCTACCGCATGGCCATCCTGAACCACGCGGAACCATCCGCAGCGGACCTCGCGGAGCTTCTGGATACCATCAAGGGTGGTGACGTCAGCGCACTTATCTACAATCCACAGACCAAGACTGACCTGACGGAGCGCATCCTCGCCGCCGCCGAGGAAGCCGATCTGCAGGTAGTAGAGATCGGCGAGACCCCGCCGGAGGATACCAACTTCCTGGATTACTATGACCAGGTGCTAGGCGAGCTCGAAGCGCTTAATCCTTAG
- the thrE gene encoding threonine/serine exporter ThrE, translating into MGHDTMGNIATIDAAKAAPPPSPLAPIDLTDQSQVVGVMDIAARIGVILITSGTSNPDARAQVHLAASAYGLHYCHIDILTSTVTIHANMVTPDGRQQPLHVFRVAPRISLNFQKLAAVDKLIRSIHSGATPPAMAEKILDEIESMDPPISTFTTLVAWGAMGGFFSLILGGGAFQAIVSFFVAFTIMGVNTYLEKYRLPIFYQNIVGGFIAVLPAAVLFHLATYLDVDFSPSQVIGMGIIVLVAGLTLVQCIVDGITGAPVTSAARLLEAVFYTGAIVAGVGMGIQFVGYIGFELPPLATVAPPVYLEVPFLIIFGSLGSAAFAYACYASKKETVIAGCTAGAGMIFYYFLLLVLGIGNVVTAGIAAIAVGLAGGLMSRRFGIPPTVTMIIGYTPMLPGLTLYRGMYASLNDQTITGFRNLATAVAIAGALAAGVVLGERVARRLRRPQRFRPYSAFRKISRYSYNQATRLAVRTRSIPRVPMSPFAPRHNRPVPPPEFAGEHAGVRQTLSTSSSLPSPTEDAFPATTSWPAQTPTTYTSPGTGEWPEIDLEGLAAEQPGERADGQRDDSSKAQDRAQDTGRADA; encoded by the coding sequence ATGGGCCATGACACCATGGGCAATATCGCAACCATTGACGCCGCCAAGGCCGCTCCGCCGCCATCCCCACTGGCACCGATTGATCTCACGGACCAGTCCCAGGTAGTTGGCGTCATGGACATCGCTGCGCGCATCGGCGTCATCCTTATTACCTCGGGCACGTCCAACCCGGATGCGCGGGCGCAGGTCCACTTGGCGGCGTCGGCGTACGGCCTGCATTATTGCCACATTGACATCCTGACCTCTACGGTGACCATCCATGCAAACATGGTCACCCCGGATGGCCGCCAGCAGCCGCTGCACGTGTTCCGGGTGGCCCCGCGCATCTCCCTGAACTTCCAGAAGCTCGCCGCAGTGGATAAGCTCATCCGCTCCATACACTCCGGTGCCACCCCGCCGGCGATGGCGGAGAAGATTCTCGATGAGATTGAGTCCATGGACCCGCCGATTTCCACCTTCACCACGTTGGTTGCGTGGGGCGCCATGGGCGGATTCTTCTCCCTCATCCTGGGCGGCGGCGCCTTTCAGGCCATCGTCTCCTTCTTCGTGGCCTTTACCATCATGGGGGTCAACACGTACCTGGAGAAGTACAGGTTGCCGATCTTTTACCAGAACATCGTCGGCGGCTTCATCGCGGTGCTGCCCGCCGCCGTCCTATTCCACTTGGCCACCTATTTGGATGTGGACTTTAGCCCCAGCCAGGTAATCGGTATGGGCATCATCGTGCTGGTCGCGGGCCTCACCCTCGTCCAGTGCATCGTGGACGGCATCACGGGCGCGCCCGTGACCTCAGCCGCGCGGCTGTTGGAAGCCGTGTTTTATACCGGGGCCATCGTGGCCGGCGTGGGCATGGGCATCCAGTTCGTGGGATACATCGGATTCGAGCTGCCCCCGCTGGCCACCGTCGCGCCGCCGGTATACCTGGAGGTACCTTTTCTGATCATCTTCGGTTCCCTGGGCTCGGCCGCGTTCGCCTACGCCTGCTACGCCTCCAAGAAGGAGACGGTCATTGCAGGCTGCACCGCGGGCGCCGGCATGATCTTCTACTACTTCCTGCTGCTGGTGCTGGGCATTGGCAACGTGGTGACCGCGGGCATCGCAGCGATAGCCGTGGGCCTTGCCGGCGGTTTGATGTCCCGCCGCTTCGGCATCCCGCCGACGGTGACCATGATCATTGGCTACACCCCCATGCTGCCCGGCCTGACGCTCTACCGCGGCATGTACGCATCGCTTAATGACCAGACCATTACCGGCTTCAGGAACCTGGCCACCGCGGTTGCCATCGCGGGCGCATTGGCCGCCGGTGTGGTTTTGGGCGAGCGCGTTGCCCGCCGCCTGCGCAGGCCGCAGCGTTTCCGCCCTTACAGCGCCTTCCGCAAGATCAGCCGTTACTCCTACAACCAGGCCACCCGCTTGGCGGTGCGCACCCGCAGCATTCCTCGCGTTCCCATGTCACCGTTCGCGCCGCGCCACAACCGCCCGGTTCCGCCGCCGGAATTTGCAGGCGAACACGCGGGTGTGCGCCAAACGCTCAGCACCTCCTCTTCCCTGCCGTCCCCCACGGAGGACGCGTTCCCCGCGACCACCAGCTGGCCGGCGCAAACCCCCACGACGTATACCTCCCCGGGCACCGGCGAATGGCCCGAGATAGATCTCGAGGGGCTCGCCGCGGAGCAGCCCGGCGAACGGGCGGATGGGCAGCGAGACGATTCATCGAAGGCGCAGGACAGGGCGCAGGATACGGGGCGCGCGGACGCGTAG